In the genome of Doryrhamphus excisus isolate RoL2022-K1 chromosome 11, RoL_Dexc_1.0, whole genome shotgun sequence, the window ACCTTATTCGGCATGGAGGTCAGTTATTTTCAACTTGATCTCTTCCAAAACGCTTACCTTTTCCCGCAGTCTTCGGCCACGGAGTTTCAAAGCGTTTCCGGCTGATGAATCTTGGATGGGAATTTGGGGAATTCTGTCCTGGGCGCCGGTGCTGATGTGGAGCCGCTCCTCCGTGGAAACATTAGCTTGTGGTGCTGAAGTGGACAGCTCAGCGCCGAGCTGTggaacaacaacacacacacacacacacgaaaaaAACTGTCCAACATGGCGTACTGTGAAGCAGCGCCCTCTATCGGAGCGGAGGTCGCTCTGTTTGTCTTGGGTGATGTGGCGCCACCTACCGGAGGAATGACGTAAGACAGGGGCGCTTTCAATCGACAGCACGCTTCAGTTCACTTTACAGTTTACAATAAAACCTTTTTTGCgtgttttgtgatttaaaaattaCTGCccatttttcaatatatttacgttttttatataatatatttacgtTTTACcaaggggtgtcctaacttttgcCACTGACGATGTGAGTTGATAAAGCGCATTAAAGATACCAATACCAAAAAACATGACagttatgtaattgtatggtcatatcacctcgtacttcggtaggtgacgaaaataaagtaaaaaaaaaagtaaactatattaggaaagcaggaagtgaacaaatgtaagttactgattgtaaaagtactcaattgtaatctgatgcatgttcaaatgaaattaaaccattaccattaccaaaagccATCtggtgtaaataaatatatgctaagctaatattagctatatataatatatcccattaattattaatcaattttatttttagaaaacacTATAACGAAAAACAACCAATAAATTAAACTGGAGGACTGATTTTGAGCCCGATAATTAAGCAAAATGCCGTTTTTATTCGCAGTATTTTTTCCAAACACAACACTTACTAACACAAGGAAGTAAACATGAAAACTTTTCTTAGAAATTCGGAGTAATACTAAAACTTCCCTCCGGTCTTCCCCATCGGAACGTTAAAATGTTCCGTATCGTAATTCTAACGACTTTTTGGCATACAttctttttcttttgacttttaTGAGAAATGACGGTTCTCCTGCAGTCACATGTTGCAGGAATGGTCTTGAGGAGGGTTCTGTACGGAGTGGTGGTCCGGGGCGCCAGCAGGGTCACCCTGTGTGACAGCGAGGGTGGCCTGCTCCGGTAGGAGGCTTGGGTCGGTCAGGATGGACGTAGAGGTGCTCAGGAGACGGAGTGAACTCAGGACCACTGCAGGAAGTAAGGGGGCGGGGGAAAGGGGGTGCGTTATGCCCGATTGCCAACCTCAGTTGTCCAAGTTATTGGACAGCGTGACTCCATACTCACTGGGTCTTAGGGACGGCAGGGAACAGTGTTGGTCCAGCCAGGACAGAGTGGACTGGCACAGTTGCTCCACACTGGCGGTGGACACCATCCCATTATAGGACTCAAAGAGGGGCTCGATGATGATGCTGAACTGATACCCAGTTGAGGACAAGACAGACACTCTATTTCTGgtagctcaggggtctcaaacgcgcggcccaaatgtggcccgcaggacactagtttgaggcccccgccttgatatgaaagtttaatgttagtgcagcccgcgcaagtttgatatggatgctgtatggtatcatgtacccagaaaaaattattacgtttgattcatgttcatgttaaaggttaaataactgttaatagttatcctccctatccgtgtggaagtggtaagtttttggctatttaagtttaaagggaataacttgaaggctaccgtttaggtcgctagctctctagtttgcgagttagcatgtgtctcaagaccctgcagttgcgcaatatgttgtaaataaaaagagtataaatgtgactatagtcgtgttttgtcatgtctacagggctctaataatgctttgttcattttaatctggaaaaaataatttgtctacccactaactatatgtggtttcttgagtttttattatttgccgtttcattattattattatatttatttattactgattgattgattttctttattcttgatttgtttatttttcatcttattttgtgtagaaaaataaaaattaagatatttgagaacagtggaatgttttatcagagcttttcttgtagaaaatcggaaccaaagcaaagtttattctttttttttttaataaatgcgttgtttttttttgaaaacctgatgcggcccagccacgctcagaccctagctccagtggcccccagttaaattgagtttgagacccctggtctagggcctgcgaaaggcagcagctgtaccattgcACTACATTTTACAttctacattacattacattttagctTGCCCTGGCAGCGACAGTGGGCCGTGTTAGGGACTATGACACCCGTTGTGAGATCATTGAAACCTGAAATAAAACCCTGCTGTTGTGCCAgtcgagtctggtgcttgtgtgtcaccggccattacagtaacattactgacaccgaaTGACCAGTGTAGTTTTTCCTAAACAAAAGACCGCATTAAACCctgaatgttagcattagccaaTGTCATACTCAAAATACTCAGAATTCTGCATTTGATGAAATCATGATGACCCCGCCCACTCAGGAAAGGATACAATCCAGAACTTCCAGTTTTGCAGAGTCTGCGCCTGGACGTACTCACGGAACTTTTGCCTCATGTGGTCGAAGCGCTGCCGTGTGATGGGAACGCCGGTGGCCGGGAGCTGCTGCTGGCAGGAACTGCAAGGGAGACCAGAGAGTCAAGAGACGGAGATATGGCATCTGTTCATCAACAGGGTTtactttggaggaaaaaaaaagactccgCATACTTGATGGCAGAGTTGAGAAGTTGGATCTCATCTCGGAGTCGCTGCGCCTCCTCGTGCAGGAGAGCCCTCTCCTGCTGCATCTTGCCGATGTACTCTGCGGTCTTCTGCAGCGTGGTGGCTTTGCTGATCTGAACCGACAGATGCTGGATTTCAACCCGACTCCTCACACACTCGTTTCATTCCACCCGTCCTTTCACCCTACCTTCACGCTCGGCTGAGAGCTGAGCGTCGTGACGAGGTTATGCAAAGTGTCAAATCCCAGTTTGATATTGAAACGCCTCTTCTGCTCAGCGGAGATGTGAGTGATCCTCCTGGTCTCCGTTTGCTGCACAAAACACGGCACTGAAACGCATCCGCACACGGGATCATCGTACGACTGAGAAGTATGTCCTCACCTTACTTGAGTCCATTTTTCCATATCCACAATCCGGAGTAGAGGCTTTGTCTAAAGGAACGGGGGTTGATGACTGGCCCGGATATGCTGGGAAATCAACTAGGAGAGAATAAACAACCGTGACAAGGTCAAGGTCAATGTCAAAtcttattttacatttacatgacgacaaacattattttagtacaaaataaaataaaattattttggaaaattaggttagaagattatgggaataaagtgaaaatctgatgggaataaaattataatgtatttaaaaaaagaacatttacaaagttTATTTGGGttgaaaatatttagaaaatgtaaaaaaaaaatttgcaaaaatggcaagaaaagagcacattctaaatatataatttcacaagaaaactaaaccaaaaaaccagcaaaaatgtgaaaaattaatttttgtacaagaataaagtcaaaagattGAGAGGAAAAGTTggcattttcacaaaaataatgtaattttaggaaagttgaaatattgatgccgcttatcctcattagtcttagggcgagaggcggggtacaccctggactggtggccagccaatcacagggcacatatagacaaacaaccattcacactcacattcatacctatggcaatttggagtcgctaattaacccagcatgtttttggaatgtgggaggaaaccggagtgcacggggagaacatgcaaactccacacagagatgacagagggtggaattgaactctgggtgaggtctgcgcgccaaccactcgaccaccgtgcagccctttctGTCATATCTCAAAGTTCATCCTTTGGTTCTTACCTGTGAACCTGCTCCTCTCGGTGTCATGGAGCCGAACGGGTGACAGTTTCTCGGTCTTGGGAATGAGAAGGGCCGTGCTGGTGTGTGCGGCGTCATGAGCGAGCAGGGCGGAGCCTCCGGAGGTTCTCCCGTGCGTTCCGCTGTGTCCCTCGGCTGAACTGTGGTTGTGCAACGGCATCAAGAGCGGGATCCCCGGATGCCAGCTGCTTCCATGCTGCAGCTGAGATAAAGCCCCGCCTCCGGAGGGAGCCTGGGGGATTAAAGTGGACTAGGTCTGATCCAGATTTGAACTCCGGTACGTCGTGACTCACCATTATGAATACAATTATTATCATACAGTATGCCATTTTGTTCATGAATGGACATCATTTCCACTGAAGCAAACTCATATTGATTGACAGGTGTAATTCTGAACAATTTAAGGCGTGTTTACCAAAGAGCTGGGAGATGATGACTTCTGACCTttgactgtcacatgaccagttTCAAATCCAACAGATGGCTTCCCTGTAAGCACAAACCAACACAATTTAGTAACGTGGTGtgtggttgggggggtggggggagggggggttcaaACACAAGCCCAATGTCACCTGTGGAGAGAAGCTTCGCCAGGCAGCTAGTGGGCGCCGTGCCAGCGGACAACGGATAAGACGGCCCCTCGGGATGACCAAGCGCCCTCACTCCGCCTCTCTTTTGCTTGTGCTTCCCTCTCACGTCCGGAGACGCCACTTGTCCAGGAGCCGGGAAGCAGCTGCCGGATGCTGCGTGGAGCGGATCGGACACAAACTGGCATGGCTGGGCGTACGTGCCCCCCGGATGAGGGAAACCTTGGACCTGCTGCTGCGTACTCCCCACTGTGGAGGCGGTGTGAGTGATGACGGTCGGGGTCCCCCCGGCGGTGGTTGTGTGGTAGCCAAACTTGTGGCACGCGAGCGGGTAGAAGAAAGGGACGGCTGTGGAGACCACGTGGTCCAcggtggtggcggtggtggtgaACTGCGGCGAAATGAGGGGATCGGCGTATGAGTGGGGTCCGTAGGGCATACTGGATGAGTGGTATCCATCACATTCCTGGCTCAGTGGGGTCCTCTCCCTTTCCGTGTTAGATGTTGAGGCCTGAGCCAAATCGgcctgcaaaacaaaaaaaaagacaacatggcGGTCATTTATCTGCCAGCGTACAGTAGAGCGTTCATCAAGTGGCTACTTGAGAAGGCTGGGTGTCACCGAGGAGATGAGGAGCCGAGTGTATGGCCGGAACGGGGGCAAAGGAACTCTCAAAATAGCCCGAGTCCGCAAAACCGGGTGTCTGCTCACACGGTTGGCCTCGATGGTTCATGAAGATATCTGCGAAAAGAAGGACATCAGCGCCATAGCGACCATGTTTTTGATCCTCACTTGTCATTTTGCGACTCGGACTCGAGTCACAATtctgatgactttggacttgaccgTATCATCAACGACTTCCAAAGACCTGACTTGGATTGTGGTGTAATGACtttaaaatagtcatttttagtcatttttataattttaaaattatattatacattatctTTTAATTAAgttttgtcaaaatattgaaaaaccaTGAGGATGAACCTCATTATGGagtacaatatatttattatgcgACATGTTCAGCTTCATACACAAACTTCAATGTATGGCCATTCGTACATGTCCAATACAATGCAAAGCAGGTCTACACTAcacgataagcggcatagaaaatgggggCATGGATGGAGGTCCACACTACCAAATTACGAGTATTAAAGCcacgctggaaaaaaaaaaacaaaagctgagattttaagaataaagtcgtaattttatgaggaaaaaagtgaaaaaagtaaaaaaaaaggacaaaaattcaaaatacaaAAGTCGCCCCTTTCCATAGCTGTTATGACTGAGcattaaaataatctgagatttcaaaaaaaaaaaaagtggtatatttacgagaataaaatggtAAAAGTACAAGaattaagagaataaaaggcctacatttacaaaataaaactggTAACTTTATGTCACAGGCATTGCCTGGGACAGCTAAGAAAAGGGGGTACTTTTGTGACCTTTGGTCTTGGGCATGTGGAGTGGGCGGGGAAAAGGAAGGGGAACCAGGAAGGACTTGACATGCTAAATGCTAGTCCTAAATGCTAAATGAGCaactgctctgttttgctgccacgttataaataaaagtttccttccttcctgaagaTCTAAGCTCTCCTGAATGTCcaaccccccaacacacacccCCATACGGCGCCCCACACCAACACAGACATATTGCATCAACATGTTGGGTGGGTTGTAGTGGCTGCCTTAGCAACTACtgcaatcccccccccccagagtcGTGACCTACATTGGATGAAGCAATAGTTCTCTGACTCTGTCAGGCCAGTAAACACACACGCTGTACAAGTACAGCCATCCCACTTTTATGGGGGTCtttattaaaggggatctattatgctcatttttcggccctttgtattgagttgtggactcctatagagcagctacacataataaccagcaCTGAGCTTTcaacatcttccagaatctgcacctattccagctgtatttcttcggatttttaatttattccacccccgCCCCGCCTCCAGTCACgaccactccgctgtggttggtcacactcccgagtgcttaggaagacttccggtgttgtgccgctagctgatAACCCAACATTGATCATAAATAGCTATTTATGTCTTTAAATGtacgcttttaacatacagccatgtgTTGGATCCCCAACTGGTTAACATGTAAAGTTAACCCACCTCCACTCGGGTCATGTGTACCTGGTATATCCATGAAATCGTCCAGGTTGGGCTGCAGAGGCGTCAGGCCCGGCTGAATCATGTCCGCATTGGTAGTGTAAgctgtaaaaaaacataataaatgaaGCATaaacacaaatttaaaaaatggggCCTGTTTAGTAAACCGAGGAAAAAAATACTAACCAgagcggatgctaaccaaggttccactgtacattaaGAACCCAgctggactcatgcagtgtactAATAACGACACAAGAAACGCTAAACAGGGAacgtacgcaaaccgaggcaaaacatgctaaccggggtggatgctaaccaaggttccactgtacattaaGAACCCAgctggactcatgcagtgtactAATAACGCCACAAGAAACGATAACCATGGAATGtacacaaaccgaggcaaaaaatgctaaccagaacggatgctaaccaaggttccgctgtacatTAAGAACCCACATTTAGCTGTATTATCACATTTATAAATGATAACCAACTTAGAGTAAATAAGATGTTTtctatagaaaaaaatacataaaaatgatgcACAGTGCACAGTGATGGACTGTATTAAAAGACCGCTACGCTACCACTTACTGTTTTGCTCACTGGCCCAGGGACACGGCTTTTGCGTCATTGTGAACAGGGTGTCGGAGATGTCGGACAGGAGGTAGTCCAAGTCAAACATGTGCGTGTCCGCAGGGGTCGCCTCCGGTTCTGGATACATCTGACTGGACCATTTATCCAGCTTTTCCTGGCAGATTTGGCCCTGGAGGAGATTGGACAGAGATGTAAACAATAGGCCGAGTTCTGGCCTGGACAACTGCAGCATGATACATATAGAGTGTTTGAATATAAAGTAGTACATTCTGACATATTGAGGTGTTCGCATTAAGATGCCCGAGATATACTGGTCCGACTTTAACCGAAATATATGCACTTTCCACaagtattcatgtttttttggttaatgtccaAAATTTTAGCCACAATtcttacttttatatttattattattatattatacccTATACCTTTATTGGCAGACATCTTTCCTTGGTGTGCAGTGTACTCATCACACCACAAGAAACGATAACCATggaatgtacgcaaaccgaggcaaaacatgctaaccggggcggacgctaaccaaggttccgctgtacatTAAGAACCCAgctggactcatgcagtgtactAATAACACCACAAGAATCGCTAACCAGggaatgtacgcaaaccgaggcaaaacatgcaaaccggggcggatgctaaccaaggttcccacTGTACATTAAGAACCCTgctggactcatgcagtgtactCATAACGCCACAAGAAACGCTTACCAGggaatgtacgcaaaccgaggcaaaacatgcaaaccggagcggatgctaaccaaggttccactgtacattaaGAACCCAgctggactcatgcagtgtactAATAATGCCACAAGAATCGCTAACCAGggaatgtacgcaaaccgaggcaaaacatgcaaaccggggcggacgctaaccaaggttccgctgtacatTAAGAACCCAGCTGGACCCATGCAGTGTACTCATAATGCCACAAGAAACGCTAACCAGggaatgtacgcaaaccgaggcaaaacatgcaaaccggagcagatgctaaccaaggttccgctgtacatTAAGAACCCAgctggactcatgcagtgtactCATAACGCCACAAGAAACGCCAACCAGGGAATGtacacaaaccgaggcaaaacatgcaaaccggggcggacgctaaccaaggttctgctgtACTGCAACTAGTGCTCAGTTAGATCCGTGCAAATGAACAGCCAAATAGTCTACAGGACCTACGTACCTGTCTTCCAAAGCCAGAGGAATTGAGTATAAATCCAGAGGAAACGCTCCAGAAGGAAACTTCCTGCTGCTCAAGATGGTTTGTTTCATTCTGATCAGTCTGAGGTCTCATTTATAGGGAAGCCCGGCGTGGACCACAACCTGTTTTGATTACGTATTTCCTgttgtaatttgttttttttttgcctcttgaTTTGCTGTCATTGAaagaccgtgtgtgtgtgtcacatgacatacTGTTGAAAAGTACAAACCCCAatcattatgttgttcatttaTCTTGACGTCTCACCATTTCTATAACAAGGACAGTCCTTTGTCCCTGACCTGATTCTGGCAGTCATCCTCACATGCGCATGAAGGGGGCGAAGGACTAAGACCCCCCCCCATCAACGCAAACTGTCAGCTCACTGAAGAGAGGAAAATAGCTAACTTGCAATTTCCGATTCCGCCCAGCCTTTTTTTGAGGGATGCCCTGCTTTCTTTCTTAGACGTACGAGTTGATGTCGTTGAACTGCAGTTCACATGCTTGTTGAAGATGCACGTTATTGTCCTGTCTATCATATCGGTAGATTAACATCAACATTCAATTGAAATGGACAGCGAtttgtttatacagtatgtttttggaatgtgggaggaaactggagtacccggagaaaattcacgcatgcacggggagaacatgcaaactccacacagagatggccgagggtggaattgaaccctggtctcctagctgtgaggtctgcacgctaacccctcgaccgccatgccgccctaatATAATCAATAACATAGCATAAAGTGATAGGTCATTCAATCCAACCAATGAATGGCAATAATTTTCTgtcgttattagagccctcacgacatgaaataacatccctatagttacattcattcattcattttctaccactttttcctcacgagggttgcagggggtgctggagcctatcccagctgtctttggccgagacagctggggtacaccctgaggcggggtacaccctggactagtcgc includes:
- the LOC131138654 gene encoding carbohydrate-responsive element-binding protein-like isoform X2, whose amino-acid sequence is MVSSPHSDAAPRGRRGAGCPGYDFDTVNRTWCQTYRYGPLSARSLSIDPTLTRLFECMSLAYSGKIVSPKWKSFKGLRLLWRDKIRLNNAIWRAWFIQYVEKRKNPVCGFVTPLEGSEADAHRKPEAIVLEGSYWKRRIEVVINEYHKWRIYYKKRLRKEKDGILSMLQEGQICQEKLDKWSSQMYPEPEATPADTHMFDLDYLLSDISDTLFTMTQKPCPWASEQNTYTTNADMIQPGLTPLQPNLDDFMDIPDIFMNHRGQPCEQTPGFADSGYFESSFAPVPAIHSAPHLLGDTQPSQADLAQASTSNTERERTPLSQECDGYHSSSMPYGPHSYADPLISPQFTTTATTVDHVVSTAVPFFYPLACHKFGYHTTTAGGTPTVITHTASTVGSTQQQVQGFPHPGGTYAQPCQFVSDPLHAASGSCFPAPGQVASPDVRGKHKQKRGGVRALGHPEGPSYPLSAGTAPTSCLAKLLSTGKPSVGFETGHVTVKGQKSSSPSSLAPSGGGALSQLQHGSSWHPGIPLLMPLHNHSSAEGHSGTHGRTSGGSALLAHDAAHTSTALLIPKTEKLSPVRLHDTERSRFTVDFPAYPGQSSTPVPLDKASTPDCGYGKMDSSKQTETRRITHISAEQKRRFNIKLGFDTLHNLVTTLSSQPSVKISKATTLQKTAEYIGKMQQERALLHEEAQRLRDEIQLLNSAINSCQQQLPATGVPITRQRFDHMRQKFREYVQAQTLQNWKFWIFSIIIEPLFESYNGMVSTASVEQLCQSTLSWLDQHCSLPSLRPMVLSSLRLLSTSTSILTDPSLLPEQATLAVTQGDPAGAPDHHSVQNPPQDHSCNM
- the LOC131138654 gene encoding carbohydrate-responsive element-binding protein-like isoform X3, producing MPSGELGSSNVEKRKNPVCGFVTPLEGSEADAHRKPEAIVLEGSYWKRRIEVVINEYHKWRIYYKKRLRKEKDGILSMLQEGQICQEKLDKWSSQMYPEPEATPADTHMFDLDYLLSDISDTLFTMTQKPCPWASEQNTYTTNADMIQPGLTPLQPNLDDFMDIPDIFMNHRGQPCEQTPGFADSGYFESSFAPVPAIHSAPHLLGDTQPSQADLAQASTSNTERERTPLSQECDGYHSSSMPYGPHSYADPLISPQFTTTATTVDHVVSTAVPFFYPLACHKFGYHTTTAGGTPTVITHTASTVGSTQQQVQGFPHPGGTYAQPCQFVSDPLHAASGSCFPAPGQVASPDVRGKHKQKRGGVRALGHPEGPSYPLSAGTAPTSCLAKLLSTGKPSVGFETGHVTVKGQKSSSPSSLAPSGGGALSQLQHGSSWHPGIPLLMPLHNHSSAEGHSGTHGRTSGGSALLAHDAAHTSTALLIPKTEKLSPVRLHDTERSRFTVDFPAYPGQSSTPVPLDKASTPDCGYGKMDSSKQTETRRITHISAEQKRRFNIKLGFDTLHNLVTTLSSQPSVKISKATTLQKTAEYIGKMQQERALLHEEAQRLRDEIQLLNSAINSCQQQLPATGVPITRQRFDHMRQKFREYVQAQTLQNWKFWIFSIIIEPLFESYNGMVSTASVEQLCQSTLSWLDQHCSLPSLRPMVLSSLRLLSTSTSILTDPSLLPEQATLAVTQGDPAGAPDHHSVQNPPQDHSCNM
- the LOC131138654 gene encoding carbohydrate-responsive element-binding protein-like isoform X1, whose translation is MATKSRLGPLSRSDHRDSSESEPEVEHLWTPVSGLAYGPYPYTQVIHSGHFMVSSPHSDAAPRGRRGAGCPGYDFDTVNRTWCQTYRYGPLSARSLSIDPTLTRLFECMSLAYSGKIVSPKWKSFKGLRLLWRDKIRLNNAIWRAWFIQYVEKRKNPVCGFVTPLEGSEADAHRKPEAIVLEGSYWKRRIEVVINEYHKWRIYYKKRLRKEKDGILSMLQEGQICQEKLDKWSSQMYPEPEATPADTHMFDLDYLLSDISDTLFTMTQKPCPWASEQNTYTTNADMIQPGLTPLQPNLDDFMDIPDIFMNHRGQPCEQTPGFADSGYFESSFAPVPAIHSAPHLLGDTQPSQADLAQASTSNTERERTPLSQECDGYHSSSMPYGPHSYADPLISPQFTTTATTVDHVVSTAVPFFYPLACHKFGYHTTTAGGTPTVITHTASTVGSTQQQVQGFPHPGGTYAQPCQFVSDPLHAASGSCFPAPGQVASPDVRGKHKQKRGGVRALGHPEGPSYPLSAGTAPTSCLAKLLSTGKPSVGFETGHVTVKGQKSSSPSSLAPSGGGALSQLQHGSSWHPGIPLLMPLHNHSSAEGHSGTHGRTSGGSALLAHDAAHTSTALLIPKTEKLSPVRLHDTERSRFTVDFPAYPGQSSTPVPLDKASTPDCGYGKMDSSKQTETRRITHISAEQKRRFNIKLGFDTLHNLVTTLSSQPSVKISKATTLQKTAEYIGKMQQERALLHEEAQRLRDEIQLLNSAINSCQQQLPATGVPITRQRFDHMRQKFREYVQAQTLQNWKFWIFSIIIEPLFESYNGMVSTASVEQLCQSTLSWLDQHCSLPSLRPMVLSSLRLLSTSTSILTDPSLLPEQATLAVTQGDPAGAPDHHSVQNPPQDHSCNM